GGATCGCCCATCCGGTGGTACGACAACATCCCCTTCGTCAGCTTCCTCCTCTTGCGTGGCCGCTGCCGCGACTGCAGAGGCCGGATTTCGCTGCGCTACCCGTTCGTCGAACTGCTGACGGCCGTCCTCTTTCTCGGCATCTGGAACGCGTACGGCTTCGACCCCCGCACGCCGGTATACATGGCCGCCGTGGCGGCGTTGATTGCGGCGTCATTTATCGACCTCGATTTCATGATCATCCCGGACCGGATTTCTCTCGGCGGCATGGTCGCGGGACTGGCCGTCAGCGGGCTGCTCCCCTCGCTCCACGGCAAAACGGAGTGGACCGAATCGCTGCTCGATTCGCTGATCGGGCTGTCCGCCGGCGCCGGCCTGCTGTTCGCGGTCGCTCTCCTCGGGAAGCTGGTGTTCAAAAAGGATGCGATGGGA
This genomic interval from Kiritimatiellia bacterium contains the following:
- a CDS encoding prepilin peptidase translates to MSGAAWTAYFTLLSFFGGACVGSFINVCIHRIPRGESIIRPRSRCPSCGSPIRWYDNIPFVSFLLLRGRCRDCRGRISLRYPFVELLTAVLFLGIWNAYGFDPRTPVYMAAVAALIAASFIDLDFMIIPDRISLGGMVAGLAVSGLLPSLHGKTEWTESLLDSLIGLSAGAGLLFAVALLGKLVFKKDAMGLGDVKLLGAIGALLGWQAILFTIFLSSLLGSAVGVALIASGRSAWQSRIPYGPYLSASAAIWILGGHSWWKAYLEWLLGPAA